The Nitratidesulfovibrio sp. region GGGCTGGAGCTGGGGGTGCAACTGATGCCCGGCATGCCGGGGGTGACGCCGGAAGTGTTCCGCGCCGACGTGCGCACCGCCCTGCTGCCCGATGTCGACGAAGCGCCCCCGTTGGCCGCCTTCCTGCGCTTCTACCCCTGCCTCGTGCTGCGCGGCACGCCGCTGGCGGAGCGCTGGCGGAGCGGAAGCTATCTTCCGTGGACGCTGGACACCACGGTGGACGCCCTTGCCGACGGCCTGCTGGCCGCGTGGGCACGCGGCGTGGCCGTGGTGCGCATGGGCCTTTCGCCGGAGGACGGACTGGACGACGCGGTGCTGGCCGGGCCGGTGCATCCCGCGCTGGGCCAGTTGGCCAAGGCCGAAGCCCTGCGCCGCCACGTGGCCGCGCATCTGGCCCGCCTGCCGGGACCGCCCGTACGTCTGGGCGTACCGCGCCGCCTGCGCGGGCTGCTGTGGGGGCACGCCAACGGGCTGGTGGACGCCTACGCGGCCATGGGCATTACCCGCGCCATGGTATACTGGCGGGACGGCGACACCTTTTCGCTGGAATGACAACGGCGGCCACCCCGCACTCCGGGACGACCGCCGCCGCAACGTCTTCCTGTTTCCGCCCGTTCACCAACGGATGGGCGCCTCTCCCCGTGCGGCCAGCCACGCGTTGACCCGCGAAAAATGCCCGCACCCGAAAAACCCGCGCGAGGCCGAGAGCGGCGAGGGATGCGCCGCCGTCAGCACCAGATGCGCCGGGTGGGTCACCAGCCCGGCGAACCCGTGCGCGGGCCTGCCCCACAGCAGGAAGGCGCACGGCTGCGAACGCCCGCCCAGCGCGGCCACCATGCCCCGCGTCACCACCTCCCAGCCGAGGCCCGCATGGCTGTTGGGCAGCCCCTC contains the following coding sequences:
- a CDS encoding radical SAM protein; protein product: MFCAQDVQTGQRGGTHGVAHALALAEARLAQEARLQQDATTGGYPEPHAPSAPDTGPAVPARDQTPPPLEIAFYGGTFTLLPEAERAACLDLAHRWRQRGVVCRVRCSTRPDAVTERGLDALRAAGMDCVELGVQSFDDAALAAASRGYAGAVARAACAMVAGAGLELGVQLMPGMPGVTPEVFRADVRTALLPDVDEAPPLAAFLRFYPCLVLRGTPLAERWRSGSYLPWTLDTTVDALADGLLAAWARGVAVVRMGLSPEDGLDDAVLAGPVHPALGQLAKAEALRRHVAAHLARLPGPPVRLGVPRRLRGLLWGHANGLVDAYAAMGITRAMVYWRDGDTFSLE